From Leifsonia sp. fls2-241-R2A-40a, one genomic window encodes:
- a CDS encoding gamma carbonic anhydrase family protein — protein MLFALPGDRSPKVADDAWVAPGATVVGDVTLHPGASVWYGAVVRADNAPIVIGPDSNLQDNVSAHVDPAFPLTVGARVSVGHNAVLHGCTIEDDVLIGMSATVMNGARIGTGSLVAAGAVVTQGADIPPRSLVAGVPAKVRRELTDEELRSIAENAAVYLDKTAQHRDAVALD, from the coding sequence ATGCTCTTCGCCCTCCCCGGGGATCGGTCCCCGAAGGTCGCCGACGACGCCTGGGTCGCCCCCGGCGCGACCGTCGTGGGCGACGTCACCCTCCATCCCGGCGCCAGCGTCTGGTACGGAGCGGTCGTGCGGGCGGACAACGCTCCGATCGTCATCGGACCGGACTCCAACCTGCAGGACAACGTCTCGGCCCATGTCGACCCCGCCTTCCCGCTGACCGTCGGCGCCCGGGTCTCGGTCGGCCACAACGCCGTACTCCACGGCTGCACGATCGAGGACGACGTCCTGATCGGGATGAGCGCCACCGTCATGAACGGCGCCCGCATCGGCACCGGGTCGCTCGTCGCCGCCGGGGCGGTCGTCACGCAGGGCGCCGACATCCCGCCGCGCTCGCTCGTGGCCGGGGTCCCCGCGAAAGTGCGTCGCGAACTGACCGACGAGGAGCTGCGAAGCATCGCGGAGAATGCGGCCGTGTACCTCGACAAGACGGCGCAGCACCGGGACGCGGTCGCCCTGGACTGA
- a CDS encoding PadR family transcriptional regulator — MSEPRTLTPLAVAALALLAERPSHPYEMYQTLMQRSEDRLVKVRPGSLYHTVDRLEAHGFVRATGTEREGNRPERTTYEITDDGTRALGERITDIIGTPTNEYPEFPLGLGEAHNLPVETVVALLRKRVSLIRADTTVLDDAVAHLTERGVPAKYWLDVRYQRALAAADAALLESLIADLETGVVSWSEEKH; from the coding sequence ATGTCCGAACCCCGCACCCTCACGCCCCTCGCGGTCGCCGCGCTCGCGCTGCTCGCCGAGCGTCCGTCGCATCCCTACGAGATGTACCAGACCCTCATGCAGCGGTCGGAGGACCGACTGGTCAAGGTGCGCCCGGGCTCGCTCTATCACACGGTCGACCGGCTCGAAGCGCACGGCTTCGTCCGCGCCACCGGCACCGAGCGCGAGGGCAACCGGCCCGAACGCACCACCTACGAGATCACCGACGACGGGACGCGCGCCCTCGGCGAGCGCATCACCGACATCATCGGCACACCCACCAACGAGTACCCCGAGTTCCCTCTCGGGCTCGGGGAGGCCCACAACCTCCCCGTAGAGACCGTCGTCGCGCTGCTCCGCAAGCGCGTCTCCCTCATCCGCGCCGACACCACGGTGCTGGATGACGCCGTTGCGCACCTGACCGAGCGCGGGGTCCCCGCGAAGTACTGGCTGGATGTGCGCTACCAACGAGCCCTCGCCGCCGCGGACGCGGCACTGCTCGAATCCCTGATCGCAGACCTCGAGACCGGCGTAGTGTCCTGGTCCGAGGAAAAGCACTGA
- a CDS encoding RraA family protein has translation MDAASTPATAAIADAAVRLGLAVGTAPVDLIALLPGRPFAGPAAPVTHLGSVDVLLETIDDAPPGAVLVVDNGGRDDEACVGDLMLLEAASAGMSGAVIWGRHRDTAQLREIGLPVFSRGAHPFGPRRVPPAGTAMRSAFLDGVAVTPEHWIVADDDGVLVLAAGDREALFAEAARIQSVEGAQAERMRGGASLRDQLDFARYRRLQSEDPGLTLRRYLAETGGAIET, from the coding sequence GCCGTGCGTCTCGGCCTCGCCGTGGGAACCGCTCCCGTCGACCTGATCGCTCTGCTGCCGGGGCGCCCGTTCGCCGGGCCCGCCGCCCCCGTCACACATCTCGGCAGTGTGGATGTGCTGCTCGAGACGATCGACGACGCTCCCCCGGGCGCGGTGCTGGTCGTCGACAACGGCGGGCGCGACGACGAGGCGTGCGTCGGCGACCTGATGCTGCTGGAGGCCGCGAGCGCCGGGATGTCCGGTGCGGTCATCTGGGGACGCCACCGCGACACCGCACAGCTGCGCGAGATCGGGCTGCCGGTGTTCAGCCGGGGCGCGCATCCGTTCGGTCCGCGGCGTGTTCCGCCCGCCGGGACGGCCATGCGCTCGGCGTTCCTCGACGGCGTCGCGGTCACGCCCGAGCACTGGATCGTGGCCGACGACGACGGGGTGCTGGTGCTGGCCGCGGGCGACCGCGAGGCGCTGTTCGCCGAGGCGGCGCGCATCCAGTCGGTCGAGGGAGCGCAGGCCGAGCGGATGCGCGGCGGCGCGTCCCTGCGCGACCAGCTCGACTTCGCCCGGTACCGCCGGCTGCAGTCGGAGGATCCGGGGCTCACCCTGCGCCGGTACCTCGCCGAGACCGGCGGCGCGATCGAGACGTGA
- a CDS encoding VOC family protein: protein MPELLPADSAMGAVTLRVADLDRMTAYYRDAVTLRVLASEGHRVILGRGSTPSVVLEHAPELAHAGPGEAGLFHTAILFDSEEALAAAVYSVARRAPGTFTGSADHLVSKAFYFTDPEGNGVELYWDRDRSLWSWTHGQVEMGTLFLDPNGFLEEHLTERGAALAESGSDDAAVFGDAAVGHVHLSVGDVATAREFYVDRLGFEATAALGGSALFVSAGGYHHHMAMNTWNSRGAGRRRLALGLGEVELRLPSADAVGALEERMRHYGVQTRDDGRTLAFDDPWANAVRVVSETEDIAA from the coding sequence ATGCCCGAACTGCTCCCCGCCGACTCCGCCATGGGCGCCGTCACCCTCCGCGTCGCCGACCTCGACCGGATGACCGCGTACTACCGCGACGCCGTCACGCTGCGCGTGCTCGCGTCGGAGGGTCACCGCGTGATCCTGGGCCGCGGATCCACCCCGTCCGTCGTGCTGGAGCACGCGCCGGAGCTCGCCCACGCGGGGCCGGGAGAAGCAGGTCTTTTTCACACCGCGATCCTCTTCGACAGCGAGGAGGCGCTGGCCGCGGCCGTCTACTCGGTCGCCCGACGCGCTCCAGGGACCTTCACCGGCAGCGCCGACCACCTGGTCAGCAAGGCGTTCTACTTCACCGACCCGGAGGGCAACGGGGTCGAGCTCTACTGGGACCGCGACCGGTCGCTGTGGAGTTGGACCCACGGTCAGGTCGAGATGGGCACCCTGTTCCTCGACCCCAACGGCTTCCTGGAGGAGCACCTCACGGAGCGGGGAGCGGCGCTCGCGGAGTCGGGCTCGGACGACGCTGCCGTCTTCGGCGACGCCGCCGTCGGGCACGTGCACCTCTCGGTCGGAGACGTCGCGACCGCCCGCGAGTTCTACGTCGACCGGCTCGGATTCGAGGCGACGGCGGCGCTGGGCGGATCGGCGCTGTTCGTCAGCGCCGGCGGCTACCACCACCACATGGCGATGAACACGTGGAACAGCCGGGGCGCCGGACGACGCCGACTGGCCCTCGGCCTCGGCGAGGTCGAGCTGCGCCTCCCCTCCGCCGACGCTGTGGGCGCGCTGGAGGAGCGGATGCGGCACTACGGCGTCCAGACCCGCGACGACGGCAGGACGCTGGCGTTCGACGACCCGTGGGCGAACGCGGTGCGGGTGGTGTCGGAAACGGAGGACATCGCCGCCTGA
- a CDS encoding DHA2 family efflux MFS transporter permease subunit: MERQYKPWPALWALVIGFFMILIDTTIVSVANPSIMKGLDLGTDYNAVIWVTSAYLLAYAVPLLITGRLGDRFGPKNIYLIGLVIFTAASAWCGFAGSIGFLIAARVVQGLGAALMTPQTMAVITRIFPPERRGAAMGLWGAVAGVATLIGPLLGGILVDTLGWEWIFFINVPVGIVAFILAMRLVPKLPTHTHRFDILGVILSAVGMFLLVFGIQEGGTYDWGVIWGPITVWGLIIAGIVVLAAFVVWQAVNKKEPLLPLPLFRDRNFSLSNAAITTVGFAVTCMALPLVFYFQTVRGLTPTESALMLAPTAVFSGVLAPFVGKLIDRVNPRNIATPALVLFAFSLFLYSRMLSPDVNIFLLLIPSALLGIAMSGVWGPISTTATRNLPMNQAGAGSGVFNTTRQIGAVLGSASIAALISGRLAVDLPKVPGGSANASEAAAGTELPQFLHAGFTQAMSEALLLPAAVAFLGALVVVWWERPQPPAWSRPAGAAAAPGATAVDATDGVSSTHGAHAAPVPVDATVHGSHVADVPPATDAAPGEEPPHGVHAAPVTD; this comes from the coding sequence ATGGAACGTCAATACAAGCCGTGGCCCGCCCTCTGGGCCCTCGTCATCGGGTTCTTCATGATCCTGATCGACACGACCATCGTGTCGGTCGCCAACCCGTCGATCATGAAGGGCCTCGACCTCGGCACCGACTACAACGCCGTCATCTGGGTGACGAGCGCCTACCTGCTCGCGTACGCGGTGCCGCTGCTCATCACCGGCCGGCTCGGCGACCGCTTCGGCCCGAAGAACATCTACCTGATCGGCCTCGTCATCTTCACTGCGGCGTCCGCCTGGTGCGGGTTCGCGGGATCGATCGGCTTCCTGATCGCAGCCCGCGTCGTCCAGGGCCTCGGCGCCGCACTGATGACGCCGCAGACCATGGCCGTCATCACCCGCATCTTCCCGCCCGAGCGCCGCGGCGCGGCCATGGGGCTGTGGGGCGCCGTCGCGGGCGTCGCCACCCTGATCGGCCCGCTGCTCGGCGGCATCCTGGTCGACACCCTCGGCTGGGAGTGGATCTTCTTCATCAACGTGCCCGTCGGCATCGTGGCGTTCATCCTCGCCATGCGCCTGGTGCCGAAGCTCCCGACGCACACCCACCGGTTCGACATCCTCGGCGTGATCCTGTCCGCGGTCGGCATGTTCCTGCTGGTGTTCGGCATCCAGGAGGGCGGCACCTACGACTGGGGCGTCATCTGGGGCCCGATCACCGTGTGGGGCCTCATCATCGCCGGCATCGTCGTGCTCGCCGCGTTCGTGGTGTGGCAGGCCGTCAACAAGAAGGAGCCGCTGCTGCCGCTCCCGCTCTTCCGCGACCGCAACTTCTCGCTCTCGAACGCCGCCATCACCACGGTCGGCTTCGCGGTGACCTGTATGGCGCTGCCGCTGGTGTTCTACTTCCAGACGGTCCGTGGCCTCACCCCGACCGAGTCCGCCCTGATGCTCGCGCCGACCGCCGTCTTCTCGGGCGTCCTCGCGCCGTTCGTCGGCAAGCTCATCGACCGGGTGAACCCGCGCAACATCGCCACCCCGGCGCTGGTCCTGTTCGCCTTCTCGCTGTTCCTGTACTCGCGGATGCTGTCGCCGGACGTCAACATCTTCCTGCTGCTCATCCCGAGCGCCCTCCTCGGCATCGCGATGTCGGGAGTGTGGGGTCCGATCTCCACGACCGCGACCCGCAACCTGCCCATGAACCAGGCGGGCGCGGGGTCCGGCGTGTTCAACACGACGCGTCAGATCGGCGCCGTGCTGGGAAGCGCATCCATCGCCGCCCTCATCTCCGGACGTCTGGCCGTCGACCTGCCGAAGGTCCCGGGCGGCTCGGCGAACGCGAGCGAAGCGGCCGCCGGGACCGAGCTCCCGCAGTTCCTCCACGCCGGCTTCACGCAGGCCATGTCGGAGGCCCTGCTGCTGCCCGCTGCTGTCGCCTTCCTCGGCGCGCTGGTCGTCGTCTGGTGGGAGCGCCCGCAGCCGCCCGCCTGGTCGCGCCCGGCCGGTGCGGCGGCAGCGCCCGGTGCGACGGCCGTCGACGCGACCGACGGCGTCTCATCCACGCACGGCGCCCACGCCGCCCCGGTCCCGGTGGATGCGACCGTCCACGGCTCGCACGTCGCCGACGTGCCGCCCGCGACGGATGCGGCCCCCGGCGAGGAGCCGCCGCACGGCGTCCACGCCGCTCCGGTCACCGACTGA